From a single Nakaseomyces glabratus chromosome F, complete sequence genomic region:
- the PRP43 gene encoding DEAH-box ATP-dependent RNA helicase PRP43 (CAGL0F07139g~Ortholog(s) have ATP-dependent RNA helicase activity, mRNA binding activity), with product MGSKRRFSGSQHEHADPVATSIPEHAAEIAEDLTKKHPIPPEEPLVHHDAGEFNGLVRHKTTVEQANKLETGKINPFTGNQFSEKYFGILKVRKDLPVHAQRAEFLKIYQENQIMVFVGETGSGKTTQIPQFVLFDEMPHLENTQIACTQPRRVAAMSVAQRVAEEMDVKLGEEVGYSIRFENKTSNKTILKYMTDGMLLREAMEDHDLKRYSCIILDEAHERTLATDILMGLIKQVVLRRPDLKIIVMSATLDAEKFQNYFHNAPLLAVPGRTYPVELYYTPEFQRDYLDSAIRTVLQIHATEEAGDILLFLTGEDEIEDAVRKISLEGDQLVREEGCGPLSVYPLYGSLPPHQQQRIFEPAPESHNGRPGRKVVVSTNIAETSLTIDGIVYVVDPGFSKQKVYNPRIRVESLLVSPISKASAQQRAGRAGRTRPGKCFRLYTEEAFQKELIEQSYPEILRSNLSSTVLELKKLGIDDLVHFDFMDPPAPETMMRALEELNYLACLDDEGNLTALGRLASQFPLDPMLAVMLIGAFEFKCSQEILTIVAMLSVPNVFIRPSKDKKRADDAKNIFAHPDGDHITLLNVYHAFKSDEAYEYGINKWCRDHYLNYRSLSAADNIRSQLERLMIRHNLELNTTDYESPQYFDNIRKALAAGFFMQVAKKRSGGKGYITVKDNQDVLIHPSTVLGHDAEWVIYNEFVLTSKNYIRTVTSVRPEWLIELAPAYYDLDNFQKGDVKLSLERIQEKVERMKELKKGKDKKKSKKK from the coding sequence ATGGGTTCTAAGAGAAGATTTTCAGGTTCGCAGCATGAACATGCTGATCCAGTTGCAACCTCGATTCCCGAACATGCAGCTGAGATAGCCGAGGATTTGACAAAGAAGCACCCTATTCCACCGGAGGAACCACTTGTTCATCATGATGCGGGCGAGTTTAACGGCCTAGTACGTCACAAGACTACTGTTGAACAGGCTAACAAGTTAGAGACTGGTAAAATCAACCCATTCACAGGTAACCAATTCAGTGAGAAATACTTTGGTATTCTGAAAGTGAGAAAAGATCTTCCGGTTCATGCACAGAGAGCTGAGTTTCTAAAGATTTACCAGGAGAACCAGATTATGGTCTTTGTTGGTGAAACTGGTTCCGGTAAGACCACTCAAATCCCACAATTTGTATTGTTCGATGAGATGCCCCACTTAGAAAACACTCAGATTGCATGTACCCAGCCTCGTCGTGTTGCTGCAATGTCTGTTGCACAAAGAGTTGCTGAAGAAATGGATGTCAAGTTAGGTGAAGAGGTTGGTTACTCTATCAGATTTGAAAACAAGACCTCCAACAAGACtatattgaaatatatGACAGACGGTATGTTATTGAGAGAAGCTATGGAGGACCATGACCTAAAGAGATACTCATGTATTATTCTAGATGAAGCGCACGAACGTACTTTGGCAACAGATATTTTAATGGGTTTGATCAAGCAAGTTGTGTTAAGAAGACCTGATTTGAAGATTATTGTCATGTCTGCTACTTTAGATGCCGAAAAATTCCAAAACTACTTCCATAACGCTCCTTTACTGGCCGTTCCAGGTAGAACATACCCAGTTGAATTGTACTATACTCCAGAATTTCAAAGAGATTACCTGGATTCTGCCATCCGTACTGTTTTGCAAATTCATGCTACAGAGGAAGCTGGTGATATACTTCTCTTCTTAACtggtgaagatgaaattgaagacGCAGTTAGGAAGATATCTCTAGAAGGTGATCAATTGGTTAGAGAAGAAGGCTGCGGGCCACTTTCGGTTTATCCCCTATACGGTTCATTACCACctcatcaacaacaaagaatttttgaacCTGCACCTGAATCACATAATGGTAGACCTGGTAGAAAGGTTGTCGTTTCCACAAATATTGCAGAAACATCGTTGACCATTGACGGTATTGTTTATGTTGTTGACCCAGGTTTCTCAAAACAAAAGGTGTATAATCCTAGAATAAGGGTCGAATCTTTGTTGGTTTCACCAATTTCTAAGGCTTCTGCTCAACAAAGAGCTGGTAGAGCAGGTCGTACTAGACCAGGTAAGTGTTTCAGACTATATACTGAAGAAGCATTTCAAAAGGAGCTTATTGAACAAAGTTACCCAGAAATTCTACGTTCAAACTTGTCATCAACCGTTTTGGAGTTAAAGAAACTAGGTATCGATGACTTGGTCCATTTCGATTTCATGGACCCACCAGCTCCAGAGACAATGATGAGAGCGTTGGAAGAACTAAATTATCTTGCCTGTCTTGATGACGAAGGTAATCTGACCGCCTTAGGTAGACTTGCATCACAATTCCCATTGGATCCAATGCTGGCTGTAATGCTAATTGGTGCTTTTGAATTCAAGTGTTCCCAGGAGATATTAACAATTGTTGCTATGCTTTCTGTTCCTAATGTATTCATCCGTCCATCTAAGGACAAGAAGCGTGCTGATGACGCCAAGAACATTTTTGCTCACCCGGATGGTGACCACATTACTCTTCTAAATGTCTACCATGCTTTCAAGTCAGACGAAGCGTATGAGTACGGTATCAATAAGTGGTGTCGTGACCATTACTTGAATTACAGATCCCTATCGGCAGCTGATAACATCCGTTCACAGTTGGAAAGACTAATGATACGTCATAACTTAGAGCTAAACACTACTGATTATGAGAGCCCTCAATATTTTGACAACATCAGGAAGGCACTGGCTGCAGGTTTCTTTATGCAAGTCGCGAAGAAGAGATCCGGTGGTAAGGGTTACATTACAGTTAAGGACAACCAGGACGTATTAATCCACCCAAGTACGGTGTTGGGCCACGATGCAGAGTGGGTTATTTACAATGAATTTGTGCTTACATCAAAGAATTATATTAGGACAGTCACCTCGGTAAGACCTGAATGGTTGATCGAACTGGCACCAGCATATTACGATCTAGACAACTTCCAAAAGGGTGATGTCAAGCTTTCATTGGAAAGAATCCAAGAGAAGGTAGAAAGAATGAAGGAACTCAAGAAAGGTAAggataaaaagaaaagcaagaagaaataa